The following coding sequences lie in one Arabidopsis thaliana chromosome 3, partial sequence genomic window:
- the HSD2 gene encoding hydroxysteroid dehydrogenase 2 (hydroxysteroid dehydrogenase 2 (HSD2); FUNCTIONS IN: oxidoreductase activity, binding, catalytic activity; INVOLVED IN: oxidation reduction, metabolic process; LOCATED IN: endomembrane system; CONTAINS InterPro DOMAIN/s: NAD(P)-binding domain (InterPro:IPR016040), Glucose/ribitol dehydrogenase (InterPro:IPR002347), Short-chain dehydrogenase/reductase SDR (InterPro:IPR002198); BEST Arabidopsis thaliana protein match is: hydroxysteroid dehydrogenase 3 (TAIR:AT3G47360.1); Has 116057 Blast hits to 115854 proteins in 3692 species: Archae - 983; Bacteria - 76244; Metazoa - 7364; Fungi - 6853; Plants - 2872; Viruses - 2; Other Eukaryotes - 21739 (source: NCBI BLink).) codes for MDMLHTILNFLLPPLTISFLVLFYPFYLFTKLMSCLKHLHFENVTGKVVLITGASSGIGEHVAYEYAKKGAKLALVARRKDRLEIVAETSRQLGSGDVIIIPGDVSNVEDCKKFIDETIHHFGKLDHLINNAGVPQTVIFEDFTQIQDANSIMDINFWGSTYITYFAIPHLRKSKGKIVVISSATAIIPLQAASVYSASKAALVKFFETLRVEISPDIKITIALPGFISTDMTTPQFKEMYGSDFILSESVSRCAKAIFRGIGRGEAYVIEPSWIKWIFLIKNVCPEIVDYLLDYIFVSYLKPYFKRD; via the exons ATGGATATGCTTCACACTAttctcaattttcttcttcctcctcttacTATCAGTTTTCTCGTCCTATTTTACccattttatctttttaccAAACTTATGAGTTGTCTTAAGCACCTTCACTTTGAAAACGTTACTGGGAAAGTAGTTCTAATCACCGGAGCTTCCTCCGGCATCGGAGAG CATGTGGCATACGAGTACGCAAAGAAAGGAGCAAAATTAGCTCTTGTTGCTCGAAGAAAGGATCGTCTAGAGATTGTAGCAGAAACATCACGTCAATTAGGATCTGGCGATGTCATCATCATACCTGGTGATGTTTCTAATGTTGAGGACTGCAAGAAGTTCATCGACGAAACGATTCATCATTTCGGAAAAC TGGACCACCTGATCAACAATGCTGGAGTACCTCAAACTGTTATATTCGAAGATTTCACACAAATTCAAGACGCTAATTCTATAATG gATATCAACTTTTGGGGCTCAACGTACATCACTTATTTTGCTATTCCTCATCTTCGAAAAAGCAAAGGAAAAATTGTTGTGATTTCTTCTGCTACGGCAATTATACCTTTGCAAGCGGCAAGCGTCTATTCA GCAAGCAAAGCAGCTTTAGTAAAATTCTTTGAAACATTAAGAGTTGAGATCAGTCCCGATATCAAAATAACAATCGCTCTTCCCGGATTTATATCTACGGATATGACCACTCCTCAGTTTAAAGAAATG TATGGTTCAGATTTCATACTTTCGGAATCAGTGAGTCGATGCGCAAAAGCGATCTTCAGAGGTATTGGTAGAGGAGAGGCATACGTCATAGAGCCATCTTGGATAAAATGgatctttttgataaaaaatgtttgtcCTGAGATCGTTGACTACTTACTCGactatatatttgttagttaTCTAAAACCTTATTTCAAGCGTGATTGA
- the HSD2 gene encoding hydroxysteroid dehydrogenase 2 (hydroxysteroid dehydrogenase 2 (HSD2); FUNCTIONS IN: oxidoreductase activity, binding, catalytic activity; INVOLVED IN: oxidation reduction, metabolic process; LOCATED IN: endomembrane system; CONTAINS InterPro DOMAIN/s: NAD(P)-binding domain (InterPro:IPR016040), Glucose/ribitol dehydrogenase (InterPro:IPR002347), Short-chain dehydrogenase/reductase SDR (InterPro:IPR002198); BEST Arabidopsis thaliana protein match is: hydroxysteroid dehydrogenase 3 (TAIR:AT3G47360.1); Has 116832 Blast hits to 116633 proteins in 3705 species: Archae - 991; Bacteria - 76732; Metazoa - 7566; Fungi - 6679; Plants - 2944; Viruses - 2; Other Eukaryotes - 21918 (source: NCBI BLink).): MDMLHTILNFLLPPLTISFLVLFYPFYLFTKLMSCLKHLHFENVTGKVVLITGASSGIGEHVAYEYAKKGAKLALVARRKDRLEIVAETSRQLGSGDVIIIPGDVSNVEDCKKFIDETIHHFGKLDHLINNAGVPQTVIFEDFTQIQDANSIMDINFWGSTYITYFAIPHLRKSKGKIVVISSATAIIPLQAASVYSASKAALVKFFETLRVEISPDIKITIALPGFISTDMTTPQFKEMYGSDFILSESVSRCAKAIFRGIGEEFLDLRSVRAIVVGFDSSKVLCDRNSLFSVLRKLWVSPLFLQILFPTKVANESYDGG, from the exons ATGGATATGCTTCACACTAttctcaattttcttcttcctcctcttacTATCAGTTTTCTCGTCCTATTTTACccattttatctttttaccAAACTTATGAGTTGTCTTAAGCACCTTCACTTTGAAAACGTTACTGGGAAAGTAGTTCTAATCACCGGAGCTTCCTCCGGCATCGGAGAG CATGTGGCATACGAGTACGCAAAGAAAGGAGCAAAATTAGCTCTTGTTGCTCGAAGAAAGGATCGTCTAGAGATTGTAGCAGAAACATCACGTCAATTAGGATCTGGCGATGTCATCATCATACCTGGTGATGTTTCTAATGTTGAGGACTGCAAGAAGTTCATCGACGAAACGATTCATCATTTCGGAAAAC TGGACCACCTGATCAACAATGCTGGAGTACCTCAAACTGTTATATTCGAAGATTTCACACAAATTCAAGACGCTAATTCTATAATG gATATCAACTTTTGGGGCTCAACGTACATCACTTATTTTGCTATTCCTCATCTTCGAAAAAGCAAAGGAAAAATTGTTGTGATTTCTTCTGCTACGGCAATTATACCTTTGCAAGCGGCAAGCGTCTATTCA GCAAGCAAAGCAGCTTTAGTAAAATTCTTTGAAACATTAAGAGTTGAGATCAGTCCCGATATCAAAATAACAATCGCTCTTCCCGGATTTATATCTACGGATATGACCACTCCTCAGTTTAAAGAAATG TATGGTTCAGATTTCATACTTTCGGAATCAGTGAGTCGATGCGCAAAAGCGATCTTCAGAGGTATTG GTGAAGAATTTTTGGATCTTAGATCTGTAAGAGCCATCGTTGTGGGCTTTGATTCGTCGAAGGTTTTGTGCGATCGGAACTcccttttctctgttttgagaaaattatgGGTTTCTCCTTTGTTCTTGCAGATCTTGTTTCCGACGAAGGTTGCAAACGAAAGTTATGACGGCGGCTAA
- the HSD2 gene encoding hydroxysteroid dehydrogenase 2, with product MDMLHTILNFLLPPLTISFLVLFYPFYLFTKLMSCLKHLHFENVTGKVVLITGASSGIGEHVAYEYAKKGAKLALVARRKDRLEIVAETSRQLGSGDVIIIPGDVSNVEDCKKFIDETIHHFGKLDHLINNAGVPQTVIFEDFTQIQDANSIMASKAALVKFFETLRVEISPDIKITIALPGFISTDMTTPQFKEMYGSDFILSESVSRCAKAIFRGIGRGEAYVIEPSWIKWIFLIKNVCPEIVDYLLDYIFVSYLKPYFKRD from the exons ATGGATATGCTTCACACTAttctcaattttcttcttcctcctcttacTATCAGTTTTCTCGTCCTATTTTACccattttatctttttaccAAACTTATGAGTTGTCTTAAGCACCTTCACTTTGAAAACGTTACTGGGAAAGTAGTTCTAATCACCGGAGCTTCCTCCGGCATCGGAGAG CATGTGGCATACGAGTACGCAAAGAAAGGAGCAAAATTAGCTCTTGTTGCTCGAAGAAAGGATCGTCTAGAGATTGTAGCAGAAACATCACGTCAATTAGGATCTGGCGATGTCATCATCATACCTGGTGATGTTTCTAATGTTGAGGACTGCAAGAAGTTCATCGACGAAACGATTCATCATTTCGGAAAAC TGGACCACCTGATCAACAATGCTGGAGTACCTCAAACTGTTATATTCGAAGATTTCACACAAATTCAAGACGCTAATTCTATAATG GCAAGCAAAGCAGCTTTAGTAAAATTCTTTGAAACATTAAGAGTTGAGATCAGTCCCGATATCAAAATAACAATCGCTCTTCCCGGATTTATATCTACGGATATGACCACTCCTCAGTTTAAAGAAATG TATGGTTCAGATTTCATACTTTCGGAATCAGTGAGTCGATGCGCAAAAGCGATCTTCAGAGGTATTGGTAGAGGAGAGGCATACGTCATAGAGCCATCTTGGATAAAATGgatctttttgataaaaaatgtttgtcCTGAGATCGTTGACTACTTACTCGactatatatttgttagttaTCTAAAACCTTATTTCAAGCGTGATTGA
- the HSD3 gene encoding hydroxysteroid dehydrogenase 3 (hydroxysteroid dehydrogenase 3 (HSD3); FUNCTIONS IN: oxidoreductase activity, binding, catalytic activity; INVOLVED IN: oxidation reduction, metabolic process; LOCATED IN: endomembrane system; CONTAINS InterPro DOMAIN/s: Short-chain dehydrogenase/reductase, conserved site (InterPro:IPR020904), NAD(P)-binding domain (InterPro:IPR016040), Glucose/ribitol dehydrogenase (InterPro:IPR002347), Short-chain dehydrogenase/reductase SDR (InterPro:IPR002198); BEST Arabidopsis thaliana protein match is: hydroxysteroid dehydrogenase 2 (TAIR:AT3G47350.1); Has 112626 Blast hits to 112422 proteins in 3623 species: Archae - 970; Bacteria - 74410; Metazoa - 6908; Fungi - 6416; Plants - 2889; Viruses - 2; Other Eukaryotes - 21031 (source: NCBI BLink).), which translates to MDILTTILNLLLPPLTIIFLFLFYPFYLLIKLVLCLRKNLHFENVARKVVLITGASSGIGEHVAYEYAKKGAYLALVARRRDRLEIVAETSRQLGSGNVIIIPGDVSNVEDCKKFIDETIRHFGKLDHLINNAGVFQTVLFEDFTQIQDANPIMDINFWGTTYITYFAIPHLRKSKGKIVAITSGSANIPLPLASIYAASKAALLRFFETLRIELSPDIKITIVLPGVVSTDMTTPHCIEKYGSDFILSESVSKCAKAIFRGIGRGETYIEEPSWMKWLFIMKNVCPEIVDYGLNYLFVSYLKPYFKRD; encoded by the exons ATGGATATACTTACCACCAttctcaatcttcttcttcctcctcttactatcatctttctcttcctgTTTTACccattttatcttttgatcAAACTTGTGCTTTGTCTTCGTAAGAACCTTCACTTCGAAAACGTAGCCAGAAAAGTAGTTCTAATCACCGGAGCTTCCTCTGGCATCGGAGAG catGTGGCATACGAATACGCAAAGAAAGGAGCATATTTGGCTCTTGTTGCTCGAAGAAGGGATCGTCTAGAGATTGTAGCAGAAACATCACGTCAATTAGGATCTGGTAATGTCATCATCATACCTGGTGATGTTTCTAATGTTGAGGACTGCAAGAAGTTCATCGATGAGACGATTCGTCATTTCGGAAAAC TAGACCACCTGATCAATAATGCTGGTGTATTTCAAACTGTTCTTTTCGAAGATTTCACACAAATTCAAGACGCAAATCCTATAATG GACATCAACTTTTGGGGTACAACATACATCACCTATTTTGCAATTCCTCATCTTCGAAAGAGTAAAGGAAAAATCGTCGCGATTACATCGGGTTCAGCAAATATACCTTTGCCATTGGCAAGCATCTATGCA GCAAGCAAAGCAGCCTTATTAAGATTCTTTGAGACATTAAGAATAGAGCTAAGTCCTGATATCAAAATAACAATTGTTCTCCCAGGAGTTGTATCAACAGATATGACCACTCCTCACTGTATAGAGAAG taTGGTTCGGATTTTATTCTATCGGAATCAGTGAGTAAATGCGCAAAGGCAATCTTCAGAGGTATTGGCAGAGGAGAGACATACATAGAAGAACCATCTTGGATGAAATGGCTgtttataatgaaaaatgtatgtcCCGAAATCGTTGATTACGGACTTAACTATCTATTTGTTAGTTATCTAAAACCTTATTTCAAGCGTGATTGA
- a CDS encoding Ribosomal protein S10p/S20e family protein (Ribosomal protein S10p/S20e family protein; FUNCTIONS IN: structural constituent of ribosome, RNA binding; INVOLVED IN: translation; LOCATED IN: in 6 components; EXPRESSED IN: 23 plant structures; EXPRESSED DURING: 13 growth stages; CONTAINS InterPro DOMAIN/s: Ribosomal protein S10, conserved site (InterPro:IPR018268), Ribosomal protein S10, eukaryotic/archaeal (InterPro:IPR005729), Ribosomal protein S10 (InterPro:IPR001848); BEST Arabidopsis thaliana protein match is: Ribosomal protein S10p/S20e family protein (TAIR:AT5G62300.2); Has 35333 Blast hits to 34131 proteins in 2444 species: Archae - 798; Bacteria - 22429; Metazoa - 974; Fungi - 991; Plants - 531; Viruses - 0; Other Eukaryotes - 9610 (source: NCBI BLink).) — translation MAYEPMKPTKAGLEAPLEQIHKIRITLSSKNVKNLEKVCTDLVRGAKDKRLRVKGPVRMPTKVLKITTRKAPCGEGTNTWDRFELRVHKRVIDLFSSPDVVKQITSITIEPGVEVEVTIADS, via the exons ATGGCGTATGAACCGATGAAGCCCACGAAAGCTGGTTTGGAGGCTCCTCTGGAGCAGATTCATAAGATCAGGATCACTCTCTCTTCAAAAAATGTGAAGAACTTGGAAAAAG tgTGCACTGATTTGGTCCGTGGAGCTAAGGATAAGAGACTTAGAGTTAAGGGACCAGTGAGAATGCCCACTAAGGTTCTTAAGATCACTACCAGAAAGGCACCTTGTGGTGAAG GTACCAATACTTGGGACAGGTTTGAGCTCAGGGTTCACAAGCGTGTCATCGATCTCTTCAGCTCCCCTGACGTTGTTAAGCAAATCACGTCTATCACCATTGAGCCCGGTGTTGAGGTCGAGGTCACTATTGCTGACTCTTAG
- a CDS encoding Plant invertase/pectin methylesterase inhibitor superfamily protein (Plant invertase/pectin methylesterase inhibitor superfamily protein; FUNCTIONS IN: enzyme inhibitor activity, pectinesterase inhibitor activity, pectinesterase activity; INVOLVED IN: biological_process unknown; LOCATED IN: endomembrane system; EXPRESSED IN: 14 plant structures; EXPRESSED DURING: 9 growth stages; CONTAINS InterPro DOMAIN/s: Pectinesterase inhibitor (InterPro:IPR006501); BEST Arabidopsis thaliana protein match is: Plant invertase/pectin methylesterase inhibitor superfamily protein (TAIR:AT5G62350.1); Has 734 Blast hits to 730 proteins in 42 species: Archae - 0; Bacteria - 0; Metazoa - 0; Fungi - 0; Plants - 734; Viruses - 0; Other Eukaryotes - 0 (source: NCBI BLink).): MAKQIFYTLFLFLLSTAILTASSSAPRAAITSKRAINFIQASCKATTYPTVCVNSLTGYANSIQTSPRRLAETALNVTVTQAQSTKVFVWRLGRFTSLKKREIQAVKDCIEEIHDAVDRLTMSIHEVKMCGSAKGRDQFWFHMSNAQTWTSAALTNANTCSDGFAGRVMDGRVKNSVRARILNLGRGTSNALALINAFAKKY; this comes from the coding sequence atggcaaaacaaatattctaCACTCTCTTTCTATTCCTCTTATCCACGGCTATTCTCACGGCGTCGTCCTCCGCCCCCAGAGCCGCAATAACTTCAAAACGTGCTATAAACTTCATACAAGCCTCTTGCAAAGCCACAACATACCCAACCGTATGCGTCAACTCTCTCACCGGTTACGCCAACTCCATCCAAACAAGCCCTCGACGTCTAGCCGAGACCGCACTCAATGTGACCGTGACTCAGGCCCAGTCCACCAAGGTCTTCGTCTGGCGCTTGGGGCGTTTCACTAGTCTCAAGAAACGAGAGATTCAAGCCGTTAAGGACTGCATCGAGGAGATCCATGATGCCGTTGACCGTTTGACCATGTCGATCCATGAAGTGAAGATGTGTGGTAGTGCTAAAGGTCGTGACCAGTTTTGGTTCCACATGAGCAATGCTCAAACGTGGACCAGCGCTGCTTTGACTAATGCAAACACTTGCTCCGATGGGTTTGCGGGTCGGGTCATGGATGGGCGGGTAAAGAACTCAGTAAGGGCACGGATCTTGAATTTGGGAAGAGGAACTAGTAACGCTTTAGCCTTGATCAATGCTTTCGctaaaaaatactaa